ATGACGGTGCTTGATGCTCTGGCAATAGCTTATGGAGGCGGAAAGGAAACCCGCGAACTAGTGGAACGCGCCTACAACATATCATCAGACCTTGGAAGAGTAGCCAAAGTCCTAGCCGAAGAAGGCCTTGAAGGAATCAAAAAGTTCAAGGTTGTTGTAGGCGAACCCATAAGGCCCATGCTGGCGGAAAGGCTCTCTTCGCCTGAGGAAATCCTCGAAAAATTGGGCGGAAAATGCATAGCCGAATACAAGTATGACGGCGAAAGAATTCAAGCCCACAAGAAGGGCGATGAGATAACGCTTTTCTCAAGGCGCCTAGAAGACATTTCCGACCAATATCCAGACGCTATAGAACTTTTAAAACGGCATGTTCTAGCCAAAGAAGCCATTTTAGAGGCTGAATGCGTAGCCATAGACCCCGACACCAGCGAAATGAGGCCATTCCAGGAGCTTATGCACCGCAGACGAAAATACGGCATAGAAAAGGCTATGGAAGAATATCCAGTATCGCTCTTCATGTTCGACGCCTTATACGTTGACGGAAAAGACCTAACATTCGAACCATATCCGGTTCGGCGAAAAACCTTAGAGAGCATAATCAAAGAAAGCGAAAGGGTGAAAATAGCCAAATCCATAATCACAGGCGATGTTAAAGAACTTGAAAACTTCTTCCTAAAAGCCATAGAAGACGGATGCGAAGGCCTAGTATGCAAATCAATAAACGAAGACTCTGTTTATCAAGCTGGCGCAAGGGGCTGGCTCTGGATAAAGTACAAGCGGGACTACAAAAGCGAAATGACAGACACCGTAGACCTAGTAGTAGTCGGCGCCTTCCACGGAAGAGGAAAACGCGCAGGAACATACGGCGCACTACTATTGGCGGCATACAACCCAGAAAACGACACCTTCGAAACAGTAACAAAATGCGGGACGGGCTTTACGGACGAGGACTTGGCAAAACTTCCCCAAATGATGAAGAAACATGTTATACCGCATAGGCATCCAAGGGTAAACTCGCTTATTGAGGCGGACGTGTGGTTCGAACCAAAAATAGTCATAGAAGTCCTAGGTGCAGAAATAACCCTAAGCCCCATCCACACATGCGCCATGAACACAATACGCCAAGGAAGCGGTTTGGCAATACGCTTCCCAAGGTTTACAGGCAACTATAGGTTCGATAAGGCAGCGGAAGACGCAACAACCACCAGTGAAATAGTTGAAATGTACCAAAAACAACTGAAGAAAATCGCTGAAGGTTAAAGTTAAGGTTGATGTAAACCTACAGTTATTTAAAACAATTATTTCCACTTTTCAGTTTTCTGAATAAAACGCCATCTCTAGAACAAATTTTCACAAATCTTATATATAGAAAAAGGACACTTAAAATTGCATTTAAAGGTTTAATAGGGAGGAGAAAGGAAAATGAAAAGCAAAACATTGGCAGTAGCAATGATTCTAATAATTTTCCTAAGTTCTACGGCGATATTGGTTCCGATTAAATCGTCGAAAGCCAACAGATCTGTAATACGTGTATTATTTGATCAGGATGTCGCTTGGGCGCATGTCAATGTTGAAGAGTACGTCGACTTTATCAAGTGGACTATTGATTTAAATGAAAATAGCGCCTATCTAAATAACCCCGTTGCCGGAATCGTTGTAATAATAGGCCTAGGCAGTGAAATTAAATTCCAAATACATAATAATGACGGAATCGACCCTCACTATTCATATGGAACATGGCTGATCAGTTACTATGAAAATGGATGGCGTACTGGCAGCCCATATTATGCGAATTATCCATTGCCAGATGGCATAACTGCCACTGGCGGTAGAAGCAAAAGCGAAAATCCACAGATGGTTTTCACGGTTACTATAGATAAGTCTTACTTGTCAAATGAGTTTAAGTGGGCTGTTTACTTCAAAGGCGGCAGTGGTGGCAGAACCTTTTTCCCTCCAGACTTCTCATGGTACGATACAGACACCAGTGACATGGCTACTGCCAAATATCTTATTCTAGGCGGCGCTGTTGCCACGCTGGCCAAAGCTGTCGGGACCAACGCGCAATTTTATTGGGGAAGTGGATGCTGGGCTGCAGTTTTGGGACAGAAATTCGAAATATACATTGACCCAACGCTTCCTCCATTCGACGCTCTAGGCGCTTTCAAAATAGATGATATAGCCAGCATATCATACCACACTAATACTCCACATCCAATTACCGGCACAACTCCACATAACTTCTACATAATAATATACACAAAGCCTGACGGTATTGATGATCACGGCTGGTATGGATACAAACTAATCGGTGAACCATACTTCTCCAAAAACCTTAACGCTCCGGCTAATCAATGGAATAGGTGGAGTACAGATGCGGATACAAACCAGCTTACCTTCTTTGACCCAGACACCATAGGCTTTTACGGGTTCTATGGCCAACCAACGCTTCAAGACATCCAAGCCGGCCCAATAAACTGGCACAACTATTATTCTGGATGCCCTGAAACAAATATCGACTACGGAGTTGAAGTTGTAAAGTACATTTCTTTCCAAACAGCAACCGGTTGGATGAACGTTTTTCAAGGCTGCATAGACGCAATAACCATAGCATTAAAAGATGGAACAACGGTCTCAATTGACCTTGAAGGTTTTGCAAGC
This sequence is a window from Candidatus Bathyarchaeia archaeon. Protein-coding genes within it:
- a CDS encoding ATP-dependent DNA ligase codes for the protein MLYSEIADAYEKIEATTKRLEMTDLLVDLLKKTPKEIIDKVVYLTQGKIYPDFVKLEIGVAERLAIKALAHASGRRESEIEEDIKKSGDIGETAQKFIAQKRQLTFFQKPLTVQRVYETFDKMAHASGSGAVDTKITLLAGLLADATPKEAKYIMRTVTGNLRLGIADMTVLDALAIAYGGGKETRELVERAYNISSDLGRVAKVLAEEGLEGIKKFKVVVGEPIRPMLAERLSSPEEILEKLGGKCIAEYKYDGERIQAHKKGDEITLFSRRLEDISDQYPDAIELLKRHVLAKEAILEAECVAIDPDTSEMRPFQELMHRRRKYGIEKAMEEYPVSLFMFDALYVDGKDLTFEPYPVRRKTLESIIKESERVKIAKSIITGDVKELENFFLKAIEDGCEGLVCKSINEDSVYQAGARGWLWIKYKRDYKSEMTDTVDLVVVGAFHGRGKRAGTYGALLLAAYNPENDTFETVTKCGTGFTDEDLAKLPQMMKKHVIPHRHPRVNSLIEADVWFEPKIVIEVLGAEITLSPIHTCAMNTIRQGSGLAIRFPRFTGNYRFDKAAEDATTTSEIVEMYQKQLKKIAEG